A DNA window from Bombus huntii isolate Logan2020A chromosome 10, iyBomHunt1.1, whole genome shotgun sequence contains the following coding sequences:
- the LOC126869908 gene encoding alpha-protein kinase 1 isoform X1 codes for MSVLNQSGEDAVECPLCMEPLEVDDLNFFPCTCGYQICRFCWHRIRTDENGLCPACRKAYSENPADFKPLSMEEIARLKAEKRLKDQQRKQRVTENRKHLANVRVVQKNLVFVVGLPLRLADADILKRHEYFGKFGKIHKVVINQSTSYAGSQGPSASAYVTYQRQEDALRAIEAVNNVVMDGRTIKTSLGTTKYCSHFMRNQPCPKPDCMYLHDLGDQEASFTKEEMHQGKHQEYERKLVQSLHASHASHASAQRKPTPSPSVTGSIVRENGTSNSQAKEAWPSLQTGQTNSSQTNCKELSPPSQTTSQQNNMTNGSSTTNQQSHVSSGSSTQQNNNNKGENMNIRRGKSNSESKAQAARNKHKNCQNKEKHSTRTTSRSESSSIGTQNNVQSQINGQKDIRNFSSESNSDVLQKLGSKCKSEQQSQPQQPPPQQQSQQQSNKGSKLVQHQQQQQQQQQQSQELKVNGIMQNGERRHSDSETDQQREGSTPASTISSTEDPNVNHQVEHLTESSEENSGAAILGSSPASTNSSQGANQQPPPGLHNGSQIQFNHRSIFQTDNNSFFNSNTFQKISTTTSVPPTSLTANPTLNWTTTGLASIPDSLPIVQSSEDWQAAFGFQPETSQTNHVVQKSSPSSSPGVNFNSEGFVDEEVYANLQYTTLSEPSGTFTSSLLVNSPASKFMADFQQNSLQQRLALQAQQNQENCEYIKQNGHATMEEVRNHKESGSDIKPDDDLGFDPFHETQKALAELMENEMQIQQQRFQQQQQQQQQQREREEQNRVQHQQNIANLGQQHFPQVAHIAHLQQQAQHLQNLQVIQQSHSLLSRLPQNLLQSGTQSPAQSTVAAASLGQRSRLPPPGFPGSTPNHMNSFGLGIPRPAPTNNALSGAQPPQQNTYLPNGNPLLNSQGISKCAGDAVYTLKDWCDINNQQQQQQFHHQALHQKGGWNNFGPIADWTSIDPAIVSSSRPLPFQTTSTWQFPHVHPTHTVSHNAQQEQQNAPTQHWAMQPPPGFAAPVTTGQLSNQQPSTTAQPHTKLISTGSEIENL; via the exons ATGTCAGTATTGAATCAAAGTGGAGAAGATGCAGTGGAATGTCCTTTGTGTATGGAACCACTGGAAGTGGATGATTTGAATTTCTTTCCATGTACTTGTGGATATCAAATATGTAGATTTTGCTGGCATAGAATTCGTACAGATGAAAATGGTTTATGCCCTGCTTGTCGGAAGGCCTATTCTGAAAATCCTGCCGATTTTAAACCTCTCAGTATGGAAGAAATTGCAAG ATTAAAAGCAGAAAAGAGATTAAAAGATCAGCAACGTAAGCAAAGGGTTACAGAAAACCGTAAACATCTAGCAAATGTGAGAGTAGTACAAAAAAATCTAGTATTTGTAGTAGGATTACCATTGAGACTTGCGGATGCTGAT atattaaAGCGGCAtgaatattttggaaaatttggCAAAATTCACAAGGTAGTAATAAATCAAAGCACTTCCTATGCAGGGTCTCAAGGTCCTAGTGCTTCAGCTTACGTTACTTACCAG cGTCAAGAAGATGCACTACGTGCTATAGAGGCTGTGAATAACGTTGTTATGGATGGACGGACAATTAAAACGTCGCTAGGAACAACAAAGTATTGTTCACATTTTATGCGTAATCAGCCTTGTCCGAAACCAGATTGTATGTATTTACATGATCTTGGGGACCAGGAGGCATCATTTACAAAAGAAGAGATGCATCAGGGCAAACATCAAGAATATGAGCGTAAACTTGTGCAATCATTACATGCGTCACATGCGTCACATGCATCTGCACAACg GAAACCGACACCATCACCATCAGTGACAGGCAGTATTGTTAGAGAGAATGGAACTTCAAATTCTCAAGCCAAAGAAGCTTGGCCATCGTTACAAACTGGACAGACAAATA GTTCACAAACAAATTGTAAAGAATTATCACCGCCATCACAAACAACATCGCAGCAAAACAACATGACAAACGGAAGTAGTACAACAAACCAGCAGAGTCATGTATCCTCTGGTAGTTCAACACAACagaacaataataataaaggtgaaaatatgaatatacgGAGAGGAAAAAGTAATAGTGAAAGTAAAGCTCAAGCAGCACGgaataaacataaaaattgtcaaaacaaagaaaaacatAGTACACGGACAACTTCCCGATCAGAATCTAGCTCTATTGGTACACAAAATAATGTGCAATCACAAATTAATGGACAAAAGGATATTAGAAATTTTTCCTCCGAATCGAATAGTGATGTACTACAGAAATTGGGTAGTAAGTGTAAATCGGAACAACAATCACAACCGCAGCAGCCACCACCTCAACAACAATCACAACAACAAAGTAATAAAGGATCTAAATTAGTTCAGCatcaacagcaacaacaacagcagcagcaacaatCTCAAGAACTTAAAGTAAATGGAATAATGCAGAACGGAGAACGTCGGCATTCGGATAGTGAAACAGATCAACAACGTGAAGGTAGTACACCGGCTAGTACAATTTCGAGTACGGAAGATCCGAATGTGAATCATCAAGTGGAACATTTAACAGAATCAAGTGAGGAGAACAGTGGTGCTGCTATTTTGG GTTCCTCTCCAGCTAGCACAAATTCATCACAAGGTGCCAATCAACAGCCACCACCAGGACTACATAATGGGTCTCAAATACAATTCAATCATCGATCGATCTTTCAGACGGACAATAATAGTTTCTTCAATTCAAATACTTTCCAGAAAATCTCTACCACCACCTCAGTGCCACCTACTTCTTTGACAG CAAATCCAACCCTGAATTGGACAACCACAGGTTTAGCTTCTATTCCTGATTCTTTGCCAATTGTTCAATCCAGTGAAGATTGGCAAGCAGCTTTTGGTTTTCAACCTGAAACTTCACAAACAAATCATGTTGTACAAAAGTCCAGTCCTTCTAGTTCACCAGGAGTGAATTTCAATTCTGAAGGTTTTGTAGATGAAGAAGTTTACGCTAATCTACAGTATACTACTCTATCAGAACCTTCTGGTACTTTTACATCCAGCTTACTTGTTAATTCTCCTGCATCTAAATTCATGGCAGATTTTCAACAAAACTCATTGCAACAAAGGCTTGCTCTGCAG GCACAACAAAATCAAGAAAACTgtgaatatataaaacaaaatggtCATGCTACTATGGAAGAAGTTAGGAACCATAAAGAATCTGGTTCAGATATAAAGCCTGATGATGATCTGGGTTTTGATCCTTTCCATGAAACACAGAAAGCTTTGGCTGAACTTATGGaaaatgaaatgcaaattcAACAACAAAGGTTtcagcagcaacaacaacagcaacaacaacaaagaGAACGAGAAGAGCAAAATAGGGTACAACATCAACAAAATATTGCAAATCTTGGTCAACAACATTTTCCACAG GTCGCCCATATAGCACATTTGCAACAGCAGGCCCAACATCTGCAGAATCTACAAGTTATTCAACAGTCGCATTCCTTGCTATCTCGTCTTCcacaaaatttgttacaaagtGGTACCCAAAGCCCTGCTCAGAGTACTGTGGCTGCTGCTAGTTTGGGACAACGTAGCCGCCTTCCACCACCAGGTTTCCCTGGTTCTACACCAAATCACATGAATTCTTTTGGTCTTGGTATACCGCGACCGGCTCCCACGAACAATGCTCTTTCGG GAGCACAACCACCACAACAAAATACCTATCTTCCAAATGGAAACCCTCTTCTGAATTCACAAG GTATTAGTAAATGTGCTGGAGATGCAGTGTATACGCTTAAAGATTGGTGTGATATTAATaatcaacaacagcaacaacaattTCATCATCAAGCATTACATCAAAAAGGTGGATGGAACAATTTTGGACCTATTGCAGACTGGACTTCGATTGATCCAGCTATTGTTAGTTCTTCTAGGCCTCTTCCATTCCAAACTACTAGTACATGGCAATTTCCACATGTTCATCCTACACACACTGTATCACATAATGCGCAACAG GAACAACAGAATGCACCAACTCAACATTGGGCAATGCAACCACCTCCAGGTTTTGCTGCACCAGTGACTACGGGACAACTAAGTAATCAACAACCAAGCACAACTGCACAGCCGCACACTAAACTTATCTCAACAGGATCAGAAATTGAAA ACCTATAA
- the LOC126869908 gene encoding alpha-protein kinase 1 isoform X2 codes for MSVLNQSGEDAVECPLCMEPLEVDDLNFFPCTCGYQICRFCWHRIRTDENGLCPACRKAYSENPADFKPLSMEEIARLKAEKRLKDQQRKQRVTENRKHLANVRVVQKNLVFVVGLPLRLADADILKRHEYFGKFGKIHKVVINQSTSYAGSQGPSASAYVTYQRQEDALRAIEAVNNVVMDGRTIKTSLGTTKYCSHFMRNQPCPKPDCMYLHDLGDQEASFTKEEMHQGKHQEYERKLVQSLHASHASHASAQRKPTPSPSVTGSIVRENGTSNSQAKEAWPSLQTGQTNSSQTNCKELSPPSQTTSQQNNMTNGSSTTNQQSHVSSGSSTQQNNNNKGENMNIRRGKSNSESKAQAARNKHKNCQNKEKHSTRTTSRSESSSIGTQNNVQSQINGQKDIRNFSSESNSDVLQKLGSKCKSEQQSQPQQPPPQQQSQQQSNKGSKLVQHQQQQQQQQQQSQELKVNGIMQNGERRHSDSETDQQREGSTPASTISSTEDPNVNHQVEHLTESSEENSGAAILGSSPASTNSSQGANQQPPPGLHNGSQIQFNHRSIFQTDNNSFFNSNTFQKISTTTSVPPTSLTANPTLNWTTTGLASIPDSLPIVQSSEDWQAAFGFQPETSQTNHVVQKSSPSSSPGVNFNSEGFVDEEVYANLQYTTLSEPSGTFTSSLLVNSPASKFMADFQQNSLQQRLALQAQQNQENCEYIKQNGHATMEEVRNHKESGSDIKPDDDLGFDPFHETQKALAELMENEMQIQQQRFQQQQQQQQQQREREEQNRVQHQQNIANLGQQHFPQVAHIAHLQQQAQHLQNLQVIQQSHSLLSRLPQNLLQSGTQSPAQSTVAAASLGQRSRLPPPGAQPPQQNTYLPNGNPLLNSQGISKCAGDAVYTLKDWCDINNQQQQQQFHHQALHQKGGWNNFGPIADWTSIDPAIVSSSRPLPFQTTSTWQFPHVHPTHTVSHNAQQEQQNAPTQHWAMQPPPGFAAPVTTGQLSNQQPSTTAQPHTKLISTGSEIENL; via the exons ATGTCAGTATTGAATCAAAGTGGAGAAGATGCAGTGGAATGTCCTTTGTGTATGGAACCACTGGAAGTGGATGATTTGAATTTCTTTCCATGTACTTGTGGATATCAAATATGTAGATTTTGCTGGCATAGAATTCGTACAGATGAAAATGGTTTATGCCCTGCTTGTCGGAAGGCCTATTCTGAAAATCCTGCCGATTTTAAACCTCTCAGTATGGAAGAAATTGCAAG ATTAAAAGCAGAAAAGAGATTAAAAGATCAGCAACGTAAGCAAAGGGTTACAGAAAACCGTAAACATCTAGCAAATGTGAGAGTAGTACAAAAAAATCTAGTATTTGTAGTAGGATTACCATTGAGACTTGCGGATGCTGAT atattaaAGCGGCAtgaatattttggaaaatttggCAAAATTCACAAGGTAGTAATAAATCAAAGCACTTCCTATGCAGGGTCTCAAGGTCCTAGTGCTTCAGCTTACGTTACTTACCAG cGTCAAGAAGATGCACTACGTGCTATAGAGGCTGTGAATAACGTTGTTATGGATGGACGGACAATTAAAACGTCGCTAGGAACAACAAAGTATTGTTCACATTTTATGCGTAATCAGCCTTGTCCGAAACCAGATTGTATGTATTTACATGATCTTGGGGACCAGGAGGCATCATTTACAAAAGAAGAGATGCATCAGGGCAAACATCAAGAATATGAGCGTAAACTTGTGCAATCATTACATGCGTCACATGCGTCACATGCATCTGCACAACg GAAACCGACACCATCACCATCAGTGACAGGCAGTATTGTTAGAGAGAATGGAACTTCAAATTCTCAAGCCAAAGAAGCTTGGCCATCGTTACAAACTGGACAGACAAATA GTTCACAAACAAATTGTAAAGAATTATCACCGCCATCACAAACAACATCGCAGCAAAACAACATGACAAACGGAAGTAGTACAACAAACCAGCAGAGTCATGTATCCTCTGGTAGTTCAACACAACagaacaataataataaaggtgaaaatatgaatatacgGAGAGGAAAAAGTAATAGTGAAAGTAAAGCTCAAGCAGCACGgaataaacataaaaattgtcaaaacaaagaaaaacatAGTACACGGACAACTTCCCGATCAGAATCTAGCTCTATTGGTACACAAAATAATGTGCAATCACAAATTAATGGACAAAAGGATATTAGAAATTTTTCCTCCGAATCGAATAGTGATGTACTACAGAAATTGGGTAGTAAGTGTAAATCGGAACAACAATCACAACCGCAGCAGCCACCACCTCAACAACAATCACAACAACAAAGTAATAAAGGATCTAAATTAGTTCAGCatcaacagcaacaacaacagcagcagcaacaatCTCAAGAACTTAAAGTAAATGGAATAATGCAGAACGGAGAACGTCGGCATTCGGATAGTGAAACAGATCAACAACGTGAAGGTAGTACACCGGCTAGTACAATTTCGAGTACGGAAGATCCGAATGTGAATCATCAAGTGGAACATTTAACAGAATCAAGTGAGGAGAACAGTGGTGCTGCTATTTTGG GTTCCTCTCCAGCTAGCACAAATTCATCACAAGGTGCCAATCAACAGCCACCACCAGGACTACATAATGGGTCTCAAATACAATTCAATCATCGATCGATCTTTCAGACGGACAATAATAGTTTCTTCAATTCAAATACTTTCCAGAAAATCTCTACCACCACCTCAGTGCCACCTACTTCTTTGACAG CAAATCCAACCCTGAATTGGACAACCACAGGTTTAGCTTCTATTCCTGATTCTTTGCCAATTGTTCAATCCAGTGAAGATTGGCAAGCAGCTTTTGGTTTTCAACCTGAAACTTCACAAACAAATCATGTTGTACAAAAGTCCAGTCCTTCTAGTTCACCAGGAGTGAATTTCAATTCTGAAGGTTTTGTAGATGAAGAAGTTTACGCTAATCTACAGTATACTACTCTATCAGAACCTTCTGGTACTTTTACATCCAGCTTACTTGTTAATTCTCCTGCATCTAAATTCATGGCAGATTTTCAACAAAACTCATTGCAACAAAGGCTTGCTCTGCAG GCACAACAAAATCAAGAAAACTgtgaatatataaaacaaaatggtCATGCTACTATGGAAGAAGTTAGGAACCATAAAGAATCTGGTTCAGATATAAAGCCTGATGATGATCTGGGTTTTGATCCTTTCCATGAAACACAGAAAGCTTTGGCTGAACTTATGGaaaatgaaatgcaaattcAACAACAAAGGTTtcagcagcaacaacaacagcaacaacaacaaagaGAACGAGAAGAGCAAAATAGGGTACAACATCAACAAAATATTGCAAATCTTGGTCAACAACATTTTCCACAG GTCGCCCATATAGCACATTTGCAACAGCAGGCCCAACATCTGCAGAATCTACAAGTTATTCAACAGTCGCATTCCTTGCTATCTCGTCTTCcacaaaatttgttacaaagtGGTACCCAAAGCCCTGCTCAGAGTACTGTGGCTGCTGCTAGTTTGGGACAACGTAGCCGCCTTCCACCACCAG GAGCACAACCACCACAACAAAATACCTATCTTCCAAATGGAAACCCTCTTCTGAATTCACAAG GTATTAGTAAATGTGCTGGAGATGCAGTGTATACGCTTAAAGATTGGTGTGATATTAATaatcaacaacagcaacaacaattTCATCATCAAGCATTACATCAAAAAGGTGGATGGAACAATTTTGGACCTATTGCAGACTGGACTTCGATTGATCCAGCTATTGTTAGTTCTTCTAGGCCTCTTCCATTCCAAACTACTAGTACATGGCAATTTCCACATGTTCATCCTACACACACTGTATCACATAATGCGCAACAG GAACAACAGAATGCACCAACTCAACATTGGGCAATGCAACCACCTCCAGGTTTTGCTGCACCAGTGACTACGGGACAACTAAGTAATCAACAACCAAGCACAACTGCACAGCCGCACACTAAACTTATCTCAACAGGATCAGAAATTGAAA ACCTATAA
- the LOC126869908 gene encoding alpha-protein kinase 1 isoform X3: MSVLNQSGEDAVECPLCMEPLEVDDLNFFPCTCGYQICRFCWHRIRTDENGLCPACRKAYSENPADFKPLSMEEIARLKAEKRLKDQQRKQRVTENRKHLANVRVVQKNLVFVVGLPLRLADADILKRHEYFGKFGKIHKVVINQSTSYAGSQGPSASAYVTYQRQEDALRAIEAVNNVVMDGRTIKTSLGTTKYCSHFMRNQPCPKPDCMYLHDLGDQEASFTKEEMHQGKHQEYERKLVQSLHASHASHASAQRKPTPSPSVTGSIVRENGTSNSQAKEAWPSLQTGQTNSSQTNCKELSPPSQTTSQQNNMTNGSSTTNQQSHVSSGSSTQQNNNNKGENMNIRRGKSNSESKAQAARNKHKNCQNKEKHSTRTTSRSESSSIGTQNNVQSQINGQKDIRNFSSESNSDVLQKLGSKCKSEQQSQPQQPPPQQQSQQQSNKGSKLVQHQQQQQQQQQQSQELKVNGIMQNGERRHSDSETDQQREGSTPASTISSTEDPNVNHQVEHLTESSEENSGAAILGSSPASTNSSQGANQQPPPGLHNGSQIQFNHRSIFQTDNNSFFNSNTFQKISTTTSVPPTSLTANPTLNWTTTGLASIPDSLPIVQSSEDWQAAFGFQPETSQTNHVVQKSSPSSSPGVNFNSEGFVDEEVYANLQYTTLSEPSGTFTSSLLVNSPASKFMADFQQNSLQQRLALQAQQNQENCEYIKQNGHATMEEVRNHKESGSDIKPDDDLGFDPFHETQKALAELMENEMQIQQQRFQQQQQQQQQQREREEQNRVQHQQNIANLGQQHFPQVAHIAHLQQQAQHLQNLQVIQQSHSLLSRLPQNLLQSGTQSPAQSTVAAASLGQRSRLPPPGFPGSTPNHMNSFGLGIPRPAPTNNALSVCCLQEHNHHNKIPIFQMETLF; the protein is encoded by the exons ATGTCAGTATTGAATCAAAGTGGAGAAGATGCAGTGGAATGTCCTTTGTGTATGGAACCACTGGAAGTGGATGATTTGAATTTCTTTCCATGTACTTGTGGATATCAAATATGTAGATTTTGCTGGCATAGAATTCGTACAGATGAAAATGGTTTATGCCCTGCTTGTCGGAAGGCCTATTCTGAAAATCCTGCCGATTTTAAACCTCTCAGTATGGAAGAAATTGCAAG ATTAAAAGCAGAAAAGAGATTAAAAGATCAGCAACGTAAGCAAAGGGTTACAGAAAACCGTAAACATCTAGCAAATGTGAGAGTAGTACAAAAAAATCTAGTATTTGTAGTAGGATTACCATTGAGACTTGCGGATGCTGAT atattaaAGCGGCAtgaatattttggaaaatttggCAAAATTCACAAGGTAGTAATAAATCAAAGCACTTCCTATGCAGGGTCTCAAGGTCCTAGTGCTTCAGCTTACGTTACTTACCAG cGTCAAGAAGATGCACTACGTGCTATAGAGGCTGTGAATAACGTTGTTATGGATGGACGGACAATTAAAACGTCGCTAGGAACAACAAAGTATTGTTCACATTTTATGCGTAATCAGCCTTGTCCGAAACCAGATTGTATGTATTTACATGATCTTGGGGACCAGGAGGCATCATTTACAAAAGAAGAGATGCATCAGGGCAAACATCAAGAATATGAGCGTAAACTTGTGCAATCATTACATGCGTCACATGCGTCACATGCATCTGCACAACg GAAACCGACACCATCACCATCAGTGACAGGCAGTATTGTTAGAGAGAATGGAACTTCAAATTCTCAAGCCAAAGAAGCTTGGCCATCGTTACAAACTGGACAGACAAATA GTTCACAAACAAATTGTAAAGAATTATCACCGCCATCACAAACAACATCGCAGCAAAACAACATGACAAACGGAAGTAGTACAACAAACCAGCAGAGTCATGTATCCTCTGGTAGTTCAACACAACagaacaataataataaaggtgaaaatatgaatatacgGAGAGGAAAAAGTAATAGTGAAAGTAAAGCTCAAGCAGCACGgaataaacataaaaattgtcaaaacaaagaaaaacatAGTACACGGACAACTTCCCGATCAGAATCTAGCTCTATTGGTACACAAAATAATGTGCAATCACAAATTAATGGACAAAAGGATATTAGAAATTTTTCCTCCGAATCGAATAGTGATGTACTACAGAAATTGGGTAGTAAGTGTAAATCGGAACAACAATCACAACCGCAGCAGCCACCACCTCAACAACAATCACAACAACAAAGTAATAAAGGATCTAAATTAGTTCAGCatcaacagcaacaacaacagcagcagcaacaatCTCAAGAACTTAAAGTAAATGGAATAATGCAGAACGGAGAACGTCGGCATTCGGATAGTGAAACAGATCAACAACGTGAAGGTAGTACACCGGCTAGTACAATTTCGAGTACGGAAGATCCGAATGTGAATCATCAAGTGGAACATTTAACAGAATCAAGTGAGGAGAACAGTGGTGCTGCTATTTTGG GTTCCTCTCCAGCTAGCACAAATTCATCACAAGGTGCCAATCAACAGCCACCACCAGGACTACATAATGGGTCTCAAATACAATTCAATCATCGATCGATCTTTCAGACGGACAATAATAGTTTCTTCAATTCAAATACTTTCCAGAAAATCTCTACCACCACCTCAGTGCCACCTACTTCTTTGACAG CAAATCCAACCCTGAATTGGACAACCACAGGTTTAGCTTCTATTCCTGATTCTTTGCCAATTGTTCAATCCAGTGAAGATTGGCAAGCAGCTTTTGGTTTTCAACCTGAAACTTCACAAACAAATCATGTTGTACAAAAGTCCAGTCCTTCTAGTTCACCAGGAGTGAATTTCAATTCTGAAGGTTTTGTAGATGAAGAAGTTTACGCTAATCTACAGTATACTACTCTATCAGAACCTTCTGGTACTTTTACATCCAGCTTACTTGTTAATTCTCCTGCATCTAAATTCATGGCAGATTTTCAACAAAACTCATTGCAACAAAGGCTTGCTCTGCAG GCACAACAAAATCAAGAAAACTgtgaatatataaaacaaaatggtCATGCTACTATGGAAGAAGTTAGGAACCATAAAGAATCTGGTTCAGATATAAAGCCTGATGATGATCTGGGTTTTGATCCTTTCCATGAAACACAGAAAGCTTTGGCTGAACTTATGGaaaatgaaatgcaaattcAACAACAAAGGTTtcagcagcaacaacaacagcaacaacaacaaagaGAACGAGAAGAGCAAAATAGGGTACAACATCAACAAAATATTGCAAATCTTGGTCAACAACATTTTCCACAG GTCGCCCATATAGCACATTTGCAACAGCAGGCCCAACATCTGCAGAATCTACAAGTTATTCAACAGTCGCATTCCTTGCTATCTCGTCTTCcacaaaatttgttacaaagtGGTACCCAAAGCCCTGCTCAGAGTACTGTGGCTGCTGCTAGTTTGGGACAACGTAGCCGCCTTCCACCACCAGGTTTCCCTGGTTCTACACCAAATCACATGAATTCTTTTGGTCTTGGTATACCGCGACCGGCTCCCACGAACAATGCTCTTTCGG TGTGCTGTTTACAGGAGCACAACCACCACAACAAAATACCTATCTTCCAAATGGAAACCCTCTTCTGA
- the LOC126869939 gene encoding uncharacterized protein LOC126869939 isoform X2: MVLMDTTETEIPQSKSNKSITINPNIQPASPHVNSPIVKKSILKKAEKKNVIEVEQHIENNEETRSEITGNSASMNVTSITRPRTISDLVQQEDLIMETTDTTLSLDDLSDSEDIWIMDIPGTIDPNELKGQMLIFGEKSKFKIKEEKYCAVHHEVKCNVTCVLHTGKVKPRYKTVNIKPAGAITIRRKLSSISKTKPMQIENCSVPFPKNLRTRHPLFGVNYKGNVEKV, translated from the exons ATGGTCCTAATGGATACCACAGAAACTGAAATACCTCAGTCAAAGAGTAATAAATCTATAACGATCAATCCAAACATTCAACCTGCCAGTCCGCATGTTAATTCACCTATAGTTAAGAAAAGCATTTTGAAAAAAGCTGAGAAAAAAAATGTGATAGAAGTGGAGCAACATATAGAAAATAACGAAGAAACAAGAAGTGAAATAACTGGCAACAGTGCATCAATGAATGTAACATCTATTACAAGACCACGTAct atcAGTGATTTAGTACAACAAGAAGACTTAATTATGGAAACTACAGATACTACATTGAGTTTAGACGATCTGTCTGATAGTGAAGACATATGGATCATGGATATTCCTGGAACA ATAGATCCAAACGAACTTAAAGGTCAAATGTTAATATTTGGAGAGAAatctaaatttaaaattaaagagGAAAAATACTGCGCAGTGCATCATGAAGTTAAATGTAATGTTACATGTGTACTTCATACTGGTAAAGTAAAACCACGATATAAAACtg tCAATATAAAGCCAGCAGGTGCAATTACTATCAGACGAAAACTTTCAAGTATTTCAAAAACTAAACCAATGCAAATAGAAAACTGCAGCGTACCATTCCCAAAAAATTTGAGAACTCGGCATCCATTATTTGGTGTCAATTACAAAGGTAATGTTGAAAAAGTGTAA
- the LOC126869939 gene encoding uncharacterized protein LOC126869939 isoform X1, which yields MTDLDVDDSLTKLNTQLNKSMVLMDTTETEIPQSKSNKSITINPNIQPASPHVNSPIVKKSILKKAEKKNVIEVEQHIENNEETRSEITGNSASMNVTSITRPRTISDLVQQEDLIMETTDTTLSLDDLSDSEDIWIMDIPGTIDPNELKGQMLIFGEKSKFKIKEEKYCAVHHEVKCNVTCVLHTGKVKPRYKTVNIKPAGAITIRRKLSSISKTKPMQIENCSVPFPKNLRTRHPLFGVNYKGNVEKV from the exons ATGACTGATTTAGATGTGGATGATTCTTTAACTAAGTTAAATACTCAATTAAATAAAAGCATGGTCCTAATGGATACCACAGAAACTGAAATACCTCAGTCAAAGAGTAATAAATCTATAACGATCAATCCAAACATTCAACCTGCCAGTCCGCATGTTAATTCACCTATAGTTAAGAAAAGCATTTTGAAAAAAGCTGAGAAAAAAAATGTGATAGAAGTGGAGCAACATATAGAAAATAACGAAGAAACAAGAAGTGAAATAACTGGCAACAGTGCATCAATGAATGTAACATCTATTACAAGACCACGTAct atcAGTGATTTAGTACAACAAGAAGACTTAATTATGGAAACTACAGATACTACATTGAGTTTAGACGATCTGTCTGATAGTGAAGACATATGGATCATGGATATTCCTGGAACA ATAGATCCAAACGAACTTAAAGGTCAAATGTTAATATTTGGAGAGAAatctaaatttaaaattaaagagGAAAAATACTGCGCAGTGCATCATGAAGTTAAATGTAATGTTACATGTGTACTTCATACTGGTAAAGTAAAACCACGATATAAAACtg tCAATATAAAGCCAGCAGGTGCAATTACTATCAGACGAAAACTTTCAAGTATTTCAAAAACTAAACCAATGCAAATAGAAAACTGCAGCGTACCATTCCCAAAAAATTTGAGAACTCGGCATCCATTATTTGGTGTCAATTACAAAGGTAATGTTGAAAAAGTGTAA